In one Angustibacter luteus genomic region, the following are encoded:
- a CDS encoding glutamate-5-semialdehyde dehydrogenase, whose amino-acid sequence MDVLAACRNAKLASRAVRPLTRADKDALLLAMADALVDQTAVIVRANDEDVARGRAEGLSEGLVDRLRLDDDRVAAVAQALRDLAALPDPVGEVVRGERLANGLEVRQTRVPMGVVAMVYEARPNVTVDAAGLALKSGNAVVLRGGSAAAQSNAALVAVLRSVLSDAGLPPDAVTLIDGGGREAVKHLMTARGLVDVLIPRGGAELIRTVVEGSTVPVIETGVGNCHVYVDAAADLERALAIALNSKTHRPSVCNAAETLLVHESVAGSFLAAAIPALDAAGVTLHGDSQTVRAGLAAGIDVVAADDEDWAREYLSLDLAVRVVESLDDAIAHIDRWSSGHTEAIVTDDLTASRRFVAAVDSAAVMVNASTRFTDGGQLGLGAEIGISTQKLHARGPMGLAELTTTTWVVTGEGHVRD is encoded by the coding sequence ATGGATGTCCTCGCGGCCTGCCGCAACGCGAAGCTCGCCAGTCGCGCCGTCCGCCCGCTGACCCGCGCCGACAAGGACGCGCTGCTGCTCGCGATGGCCGACGCGCTCGTGGACCAGACCGCGGTGATCGTGCGCGCCAACGACGAGGACGTCGCCCGTGGCCGCGCGGAGGGGCTGTCCGAGGGACTGGTCGACCGGCTCCGGCTGGACGACGACCGGGTCGCCGCCGTGGCCCAGGCCCTGCGCGACCTGGCCGCGCTGCCCGACCCGGTCGGCGAGGTGGTCCGTGGTGAGCGCCTCGCCAACGGCCTCGAGGTGCGCCAGACCCGGGTGCCGATGGGCGTCGTCGCGATGGTCTACGAGGCCCGTCCGAACGTCACGGTGGATGCCGCCGGGCTCGCCCTGAAGAGCGGCAACGCGGTGGTGCTGCGCGGTGGATCCGCTGCGGCGCAGTCGAATGCGGCGCTCGTCGCGGTGCTGCGGTCCGTGCTGTCAGACGCCGGACTGCCGCCCGACGCGGTCACCCTGATCGACGGCGGCGGACGCGAGGCGGTCAAGCACCTGATGACCGCGCGCGGGCTGGTCGACGTGCTGATCCCGCGCGGTGGCGCAGAGCTGATCCGCACCGTGGTCGAAGGCTCGACGGTGCCGGTCATCGAGACGGGGGTCGGCAACTGTCACGTGTACGTCGACGCCGCTGCTGACCTCGAGCGTGCCCTGGCCATCGCGCTGAACTCCAAGACCCACCGGCCCAGCGTGTGCAACGCGGCCGAGACGCTGCTGGTGCACGAGTCCGTGGCGGGCTCGTTCCTGGCTGCGGCCATCCCCGCGCTGGACGCCGCCGGGGTCACGTTGCACGGGGACTCGCAGACGGTGCGGGCCGGCCTGGCCGCCGGGATCGACGTCGTCGCGGCGGACGACGAGGACTGGGCCCGCGAGTACCTCTCGCTCGACCTCGCCGTCCGGGTGGTCGAGAGCCTGGACGACGCGATCGCGCACATCGACCGCTGGTCCAGCGGCCACACGGAGGCGATCGTCACCGACGACCTCACGGCGAGCCGCCGCTTCGTCGCGGCCGTCGACTCGGCTGCCGTCATGGTGAACGCCTCGACCCGGTTCACCGACGGCGGCCAGCTCGGCCTGGGCGCCGAGATCGGCATCTCCACGCAGAAGCTGCACGCCCGTGGGCCGATGGGCCTCGCCGAGCTGACCACCACGACGTGGGTGGTCACCGGCGAGGGTCACGTCCGGGACTGA
- a CDS encoding MmcQ/YjbR family DNA-binding protein → MATNDDLGRIALALPEAEQTPGDPLFTVRGKQFVWTWRERVHPKKTKVPRPDVLAVRVPDLPDKGALIASDPEAFFTEPHYDGYAVVLVRLPVVGVDALTEVVTDSYRCVAPPGLVQELAAD, encoded by the coding sequence GTGGCGACCAACGACGACCTGGGCCGCATCGCACTGGCCCTGCCCGAGGCGGAGCAGACGCCGGGCGACCCGCTCTTCACGGTGCGCGGCAAGCAGTTCGTCTGGACGTGGCGCGAACGGGTGCACCCGAAGAAGACCAAGGTGCCGCGCCCCGACGTCCTCGCGGTGCGCGTCCCCGACCTGCCGGACAAGGGCGCCCTGATCGCCAGTGACCCCGAGGCGTTCTTCACCGAGCCGCACTACGACGGTTACGCGGTCGTGCTGGTGCGACTCCCCGTCGTCGGCGTCGACGCGCTGACCGAGGTCGTCACCGACTCGTACCGGTGCGTGGCGCCGCCCGGCCTGGTGCAGGAGCTGGCGGC